The Anolis carolinensis isolate JA03-04 chromosome 2, rAnoCar3.1.pri, whole genome shotgun sequence genome has a window encoding:
- the spink2 gene encoding serine protease inhibitor Kazal-type 2: MRVAGPLLWAMAGLLLTPLHGESTIQPRCDLYSLPGCPRNFSPVCGTDGETYANECMLCMSNKEFDKNIQIAYKSSCT, translated from the exons ATGAGAGTGGCGGGTCCTCTTCTGTGGGCCATGGCAG GACTCCTGTTGACACCTCTTCATGGGGAAAGCACTATTCAG CCCAGATGTGACTTGTATTCTTTGCCTGGATGCCCACGGAACTTTAGCCCAGTATGTGGGACTGATGGTGAAACATATGCAAATGAGTGTATGCTCTGTATGTCAAACAA agAATTTGACAAGAATATTCAAATAGCCTATAAGTCTTCATGCACATGA